One window of Corynebacterium accolens genomic DNA carries:
- a CDS encoding PhzF family phenazine biosynthesis protein, with the protein MQFQFFEVDVFATSAFSGNPLAVVAHADGLSRQQMQAIAHWTNFSETTFLLQPTDPAADYRVRIFTPHEEFDFAGHPTLGSAAVWRALGNEPQKEGTIVQECGVGLVSVRENAGIYSFATPPLRAGGPLSSAELAEACAGLNIAEEDVIDSAWVDNGPGWRLIQLRDAAAVRAVQPAATRPKVGVVGMLDTTAGRDSAAYEVRAFTAEFEDPVTGSFNGGAAQFMRSRGLVPARYTACQGSQLGRDGEVFIHDDGTDIWVGGRVHIRVQGQLEV; encoded by the coding sequence ATGCAATTCCAGTTCTTTGAAGTCGATGTCTTTGCCACCTCGGCGTTTTCCGGTAACCCGCTCGCGGTCGTGGCCCATGCCGATGGGCTCTCGAGACAGCAGATGCAGGCCATCGCGCACTGGACCAACTTTTCTGAAACCACGTTCTTGCTCCAGCCCACCGATCCCGCGGCGGACTATCGCGTGCGCATTTTTACCCCGCACGAGGAATTCGACTTCGCCGGCCACCCCACTTTGGGCAGCGCCGCCGTCTGGCGGGCGCTCGGCAATGAACCGCAGAAGGAGGGCACCATAGTGCAGGAATGCGGGGTGGGGTTGGTCTCCGTGCGCGAGAACGCAGGTATTTATTCTTTTGCCACCCCTCCGCTGCGCGCGGGCGGGCCATTAAGCAGTGCCGAACTGGCAGAGGCCTGCGCGGGATTGAATATCGCAGAAGAAGATGTCATCGATTCCGCTTGGGTGGACAATGGGCCTGGTTGGCGGCTTATACAGCTGCGCGATGCCGCGGCCGTGCGCGCGGTTCAGCCCGCCGCCACTCGCCCCAAGGTGGGCGTGGTGGGCATGCTGGATACCACCGCGGGTAGGGATTCCGCTGCCTATGAAGTGCGCGCATTTACCGCAGAATTCGAGGATCCTGTCACCGGTTCCTTCAACGGCGGTGCCGCGCAATTCATGCGCTCGCGAGGCCTCGTCCCCGCCCGCTACACCGCCTGCCAGGGCAGCCAACTGGGAAGAGACGGCGAGGTCTTTATTCACGATGACGGCACCGATATTTGGGTCGGCGGCCGCGTCCACATCCGCGTGCAAGGACAATTGGAGGTCTAA